One genomic region from Salvia hispanica cultivar TCC Black 2014 chromosome 2, UniMelb_Shisp_WGS_1.0, whole genome shotgun sequence encodes:
- the LOC125204912 gene encoding putative pentatricopeptide repeat-containing protein At5g13230, mitochondrial, with amino-acid sequence MTKFYCYSLLQQWRYNRLLRIPCFLQHRRSSSVMKAPAALIPNFDSHAYARLLQLCTKNNDPNTAKTIHCDVLKRGNCLDLYGRNILLNLYLKTGLLSDGLKVFDEMPERNVVSFVTMIQGYSQFREYDRAVDLFFMVHKEGHELNPFVFTTILKLLVSMDWLELALCVHACIYKLGYGSDAFVGTSLIDAYSVFGAVNFAKEVFKGIVDRDMVCWTGMVSCYAENDCFEDSLDLFNQMRSAGLMPNNYTFASVIKACLGLENAELGKSIHGCIIKTCYEMDSYVGVSLLDLYTRSGDIEDARHVFEEIPKDDVVPWSFMISRYSQSDRCQQALDMFIQMRKAFVSPNEFTLASILQACATKEDLELGSQAHCHMVKVGLDLNVFALNALMDVYAKCGNIWSSMELFVQSTNKNEVSWNTMIVGYVQLGDAEKAFLLYLNMLEQNIQATEVTYSSLLRAAACLAALEVGIQIHSVTVKTMYDGDDAVSNALIDMYGKCGRIRDARSVFDSMSTQDVISWNSIISAYSMHGLGDEALKIFEAMRKANITPDPLTFVAVLSACSNTGSMDQGESYFTSMQEDYGIEPRMEHYTCMVSLLGRLGYIDKAVKMIGEIPHEPSVMVWRALLGACVAHNNVEFGRFSAEKVLELEPQDESTYVLLSNIYAGAKRWDNVAIVRKRMKRKKVKKEPGLSWVEIQGMVHSFVVGDNSHEDIKLIRAMLEWLNLRSKRAGYAPNHDVILLDVEEDEKSRLLWSHSERIALAFSLLVTPPGSPIRIIKNLRICADCHVALKLASKLVKREIVVRDIKRFHHFHDGICSCNDYW; translated from the coding sequence ATGACCAAATTCTACTGCTACAGCCTTTTGCAACAATGGAGATACAATCGGCTGCTCCGTATACCTTGCTTTCTACAGCATCGTCGCTCATCTTCAGTCATGAAAGCTCCAGCGGCATTAATTCCGAACTTCGATTCCCATGCATATGCCCGATTGCTTCAGCTTTGCACGAAAAACAACGACCCCAACACAGCCAAAACCATCCATTGTGATGTTCTGAAGAGGGGTAACTGTTTGGACCTATATGGTCGCAATATTTTGTTGAATCTCTACTTGAAAACGGGGCTTTTATCCGATGGTCTCAAAGTGTTCGACGAAATGCCGGAGAGAAATGTTGTTTCTTTCGTTACAATGATTCAGGGATATTCTCAATTTAGAGAGTACGATAGAGCTGTAGATTTATTCTTTATGGTGCATAAGGAGGGCCATGAACTTAACCCTTTTGTCTTCACCACGATTTTGAAGTTGCTTGTGAGCATGGATTGGTTGGAGTTAGCATTGTGTGTTCATGCTTGCATTTATAAGCTTGGTTATGGCTCTGATGCCTTTGTTGGGACATCTCTTATTGATGCTTATTCGGTTTTTGGGGCTGTGAATTTTGCTAAAGAGGTGTTCAAGGGAATTGTCGATAGGGACATGGTGTGTTGGACTGGGATGGTGTCTTGTTATGCTGAGAATGATTGTTTTGAAGATTCGTTGGATCTCTTTAATCAAATGAGGTCGGCAGGGTTGATGCCAAATAATTATACTTTTGCAAGTGTGATTAAGGCGTGCCTTGGCCTTGAAAATGCTGAATTGGGGAAGAGTATACATGGCTGCATTATAAAGACATGTTATGAGATGGATTCTTATGTCGGTGTTTCCTTGCTTGACTTGTATACCAGGTCTGGGGACATTGAGGATGCTAGACATGTATTTGAGGAGATCCCTAAAGACGATGTAGTTCCATGGAGTTTTATGATTTCTCGGTATTCTCAAAGTGATCGTTGTCAGCAGGCGTTGGATATGTTTATCCAAATGCGGAAAGCTTTTGTAAGTCCTAATGAATTCACTTTGGCTAGCATCCTCCAAGCTTGCGCGACAAAGGAGGACCTCGAGCTGGGGTCTCAAGCCCACTGCCACATGGTCAAGGTTGGGCTTGACTTGAATGTGTTTGCTCTCAATGCCCTCATGGACGTGTATGCTAAATGTGGAAACATATGGTCTTCTATGGAATTATTTGTGCAGTCCACGAATAAAAATGAGGTTTCCTGGAACACAATGATAGTTGGATATGTCCAACTAGGAGATGCAGAGAAAGCTTTTCTATTGTACCTAAATATGTTAGAACAAAACATCCAAGCAACTGAGGTAACGTACTCCAGCTTGCTCAGGGCTGCTGCATGTTTAGCAGCTTTGGAGGTTGGGATTCAGATACATTCAGTGACGGTCAAAACCATGTATGATGGAGATGATGCTGTCAGTAATGCTCTTATTGATATGTATGGAAAGTGTGGAAGAATTAGGGATGCTCGTTCAGTTTTTGACTCTATGAGCACACAAGATGTCATTTCATGGAACTCAATCATTTCAGCATACTCGATGCATGGTCTTGGTGATGAGGCGTTAAAGATCTTTGAGGCTATGCGAAAAGCCAACATCACACCTGATCCTTTGACCTTTGTTGCTGTCCTTTCAGCATGTAGCAACACTGGATCAATGGATCAAGGTGAGTCTTATTTTACTTCCATGCAAGAGGATTATGGTATTGAACCACGCATGGAACATTATACTTGTATGGTATCACTTCTAGGAAGATTGGGTTATATTGATAAGGCAGTAAAGATGATAGGAGAGATTCCACATGAGCCCAGTGTTATGGTATGGCGTGCATTGCTTGGGGCTTGCGTTGCACACAACAATGTTGAGTTTGGGAGGTTTTCCGCTGAGAAAGTGCTTGAGTTGGAACCCCAAGATGAATCAACTTATGTGCTTTTGTCTAACATATATGCAGGTGCAAAAAGATGGGATAATGTGGCTATTGTTAGGAAAAGGATGAAGAGGAAAAAGGTGAAGAAGGAGCCAGGCCTTAGTTGGGTTGAGATTCAGGGAATGGTTCATTCTTTTGTTGTAGGAGACAATTCACATGAAGATATTAAACTTATTCGAGCAATGCTTGAATGGCTCAACTTGAGAAGCAAAAGAGCTGGGTATGCACCTAATCACGACGTGATTTTGCTTGATGTGGAAGAGGATGAAAAATCACGTCTGTTGTGGTCGCACAGTGAAAGAATAGCTCTGGCATTTTCTCTTCTTGTAACGCCTCCCGGAAGCCCTATACGCATCATTAAGAATCTTCGCATATGTGCTGACTGCCATGTTGCGCTTAAGTTGGCATCTAAGTTGGTGAAGCGAGAAATTGTTGTTAGGGACATAAAGCGGTTTCATCACTTTCATGATGGTATATGCTCCTGCAATGATTACTGGTGA
- the LOC125205514 gene encoding BTB/POZ domain-containing protein At2g13690, with the protein MHDVKTERRREPQLHRRRYWCCSFTTPPLSPETPGLSRSRSLSSSCGKKTQLPFSNSPQTQKTPFARRILSPGRVSPISEHPVVSHATPKNHQIPKSPLPLPLPPPPPPPADSEANLGIYDTRLNLKGKNGGSLVLELSSEVLAANSAVFAELIADYRKNVSGLCRVEVPDVENLSVFRETIELMFEEDIQKKLVKIGVFRAIDILEASVGIKFSRCISACLQYLEAVPWTEEEEEKMRELFNGLKIDDPKTKDIRDRFCSPSDPVDSQPALTKQLILSITTCRDATAGNELKSLVKGLLCKSSVYEKESPDVNKEDMYAVCESCLQSLSSLLEETSDSNAGQKLAKKEKEKPLLERVSKQVDNINWLVDILLDHQLAEEFVRLWGNQEGLLKLHKNASPMVKYELSRVSAVLFIAIGTRRLHCPTETRLRLLQAWFRPMLSDFGWLQRSKKGLDMKALEEAMGQALLTLPLKEQYSLFMEWFHCFSKHGNECPNLSKAFQIWWRRSFLKGSESMAVESR; encoded by the exons ATGCACGACGTCAAAACCGAGCGCCGCCGCGAGCCGCAgctccaccgccgccgctaCTGGTGCTGCTCCTTCACCACCCCTCCCCTCAGCCCCGAGACTCCGGGGCTCTCGCGCTCCCGCTCTCTCTCCTCCTCGTGCGGTAAAAAGACGCAATTGCCCTTCTCCAACTCTCCCCAGACGCAGAAGACCCCCTTCGCCCGTCGGATCCTCTCTCCGGGTCGGGTCTCTCCCATCTCCGAGCATCCCGTTGTTTCCCACGCCACTCCTAAAAACCACCAAATCCCTAAATCGCCTTTGCCGTTGCCGCTGCCCCCTCCGCCCCCGCCCCCTGCCGACAGCGAGGCGAATTTGGGGATTTATGATACTAGGTTGAATCTGAAGGGGAAGAATGGGGGATCGCTGGTGCTGGAGCTGAGTTCGGAGGTTTTGGCGGCGAATAGCGCCGTTTTCGCCGAATTGATCGCGGATTATCGCAAGAATGTGAGCGGTTTGTGTAGGGTTGAGGTGCCGGATGTCGAGAATCTGAGCGTGTTTCGTGAGACGATTGAGCTCATGTTTGAGGAGGATATTCAGAAGAAGCTCGTCAAGATTGGGGTTTTTCGAGCTATCGACATACTCGAg GCATCGGTAGGCATCAAGTTTAGCAGGTGTATCTCTGCGTGTTTACAATACTTGGAGGCGGTGCCATGGactgaagaagaggaggagaagaTGAGGGAACTATTCAATGGACTAAAAATAGACGATCCTAAAACCAAAGACATCCGGGACAGATTCTGTAGCCCCAGTGATCCCGTTGATTCTCAGCCAGCATTGACCAAGCAGCTTATCTTGTCCATTACCACCTGCAGAGATGCCACTGCTGGGAATGAACTCAAGTCTTTGGTTAAAGGTCTGTTATGCAAAAGTTCCGTCTATGAAAAGGAGTCCCCGGATGTTAATAAGGAGGACATGTATGCAGTTTGTGAGTCGTGTCTGCAATCACTAAGCAGTCTGCTCGAGGAGACCTCGGATAGCAATGCAGGGCAGAAATTGGcaaaaaaggagaaagaaaagcCTCTGTTAGAGCGCGTCTCAAAGCAGGTGGACAACATAAATTGGCTTGTGGATATCCTGCTTGATCACCAGCTGGCGGAGGAGTTTGTCCGTTTGTGGGGAAATCAAGAAGGGCTGCTTAAATTGCACAAGAATGCATCTCCGATGGTCAAGTATGAGCTGAGCCGTGTCTCAGCAGTGCTGTTCATTGCAATCGGGACTAGGAGGCTCCACTGCCCGACAGAGACGAGGCTGAGACTTCTGCAAGCGTGGTTTAGACCAATGCTGTCTGATTTTGGCTGGTTGCAGAGGAGCAAAAAGGGGCTGGACATGAAGGCATTGGAGGAGGCGATGGGCCAAGCGCTGCTCACTCTTCCACTGAAAGAGCAGTATTCGTTGTTCATGGAATGGTTCCATTGCTTCTCCAAGCATGGCAACGAATGCCCTAACCTCAGTAAAGCGTTCCAAATATGGTGGCGAAGATCGTTCCTCAAGGGCTCGGAAAGCATGGCCGTTGAATCTAGGTGA
- the LOC125205316 gene encoding NAC domain-containing protein 82-like isoform X1, producing MRQRLGPGFRFHPTDVELVLYYLKRKILGKKLLCEPIAEVNIYKYSPWDLPDKSCLKTKDLEWFFFCPREKKYASGARVKRATKDGFWKTTGKGRTISRNGRTVGAVNTLIFHQGHAPHGTRTDWVMHEYKLIDNELAAAGVQDNYVVCKVFKKNGPGPKNGAQYGAPFNEADWTDDDDDVTENHSIPQAAEAPSQTAWVQNVEQSLPLGGGLLDFGNGPLPMLEEGPSSSVVAPTSIVAVDETNDEMDSLLACFDDEDMLLPDGNGFNQDDLSGNGNNRLLPCSGGLDIYNDLHDLDGWRKINEGKFDFPGSQNVDYPLNMLPIDNSTYIELNDLLPPLDCSNGIIGAHFSSSGLGSASYVHENIHQLNSGTGFAGIQDQHLSFANELSVLSNTSEGDISLDVLQMVDNPFYQATNDSHNSDFSFGQLGNPVYSPPNTERGLHLEYHYSRFMERNPAHLPTAAMILALSSRGGSSIHIKAEVTHRAGECTNEALAVMMGGSSSCWSNLFFCKLQLCALEGLLEFASDFIIVCCLNDTLSLTYYHHYHLNNNLAYSPPKLNQNW from the exons ATAAATCTTGCTTGAAAACTAAAGATTTAGAGTGGTTCTTTTTCTGTCCAAGAGAGAAGAAGTATGCAAGTGGGGCACGTGTCAAGCGTGCAACTAAAGATGGTTTTTGGAAAACTACTGGAAAAGGCAGGACTATTTCTCGCAATGGGAGAACTGTTGGAGCTGTAAACACCTTGATATTTCACCAGGGTCATGCCCCGCATGGAACAAGAACAGATTGGGTTATGCACGAGTATAAGCTCATTGATAATGAGTTGGCTGCAGCTGGAGTTCAG GATAACTATGTTGTGTGTAAAGTTTTTAAGAAGAATGGACCAGGCCCCAAAAATGGCGCACAGTATGGTGCCCCTTTCAATGAAGCTGATTGGactgatgatgatgacgatgTTACTGAGAATCATTCTATACCCCAAGCAGCTGAAGCTCCTTCACAAACTGCATGGGTGCAGAATGTAGAGCAAAGTTTGCCTCTTGGAGGAGGATTGCTCGACTTTGGAAATGGACCACTACCTATGCTTGAAGAAGGTCCATCATCTTCAGTGGTTGCTCCAACTAGTATTGTAGCTGTAGACGAGACCAATGATGAGATGGATAGTCTTCTTGCCTGCTTTGACGATGAAGACATGCTGCTTCCTGATGGGAATGGATTCAATCAG GATGATCTTAGTGGCAATGGGAACAACAGATTGTTACCTTGTAGTGGGGGATTGGATATATACAATGATCTTCATGACTTGGATGGTTGGAGAAAGATCAATGAGGGCAAATTTGACTTCCCTGGATCACAGAATGTCGACTATCCACTCAACATGCTTCCCATAGACAATTCAACATATATAGAACTCAATGATCTTCTGCCTCCATTGGATTGCTCAAATGGAATTATTGGAGCTCATTTCTCATCAAGTGGCCTGGGATCTGCATCTTATGTCCATGAGAATATTCATCAATTAAACTCTGGAACTGGGTTTGCTGGCATACAGGATCAGCATCTTTCATTTGCAAATGAGCTGTCTGTGTTGTCAAATACATCTGAGGGTGATATTTCTTTGGATGTGCTTCAGATG GTGGACAATCCATTCTACCAGGCAACTAATGATTCACATAATTCAGACTTCTCATTTGGGCAACTGGGGAATCCGGTCTATTCTCCTCCCAACACTGAAAGAG GATTACATTTAGAATATCATTATTCAAGATTTATGGAACGCAATCCAGCTCACTTACCTACAGCTGCTATGATTCTTGCTCTTTCTTCTCGTGGTGGCTCCTCCATACATATCAAGGCTGAGGTGACTCACAGAGCTGGTGAATGCACTAACGAAGCTTTGGCAGTTATGATGGGGGGGTCTAGCAGCTGTTGGTCCAACTTGTTCTTTTGCAAACTTCAGCTTTGTGCTCTGGAAGGTCTGCTAGAATTTGCCTCAGATTTTATTATAGTTTGTTGCTTAAATGATACTCTGTCACTGACTTACTATCATCATTATCACCTGAATAATAATTTAGCATATTCACCCCCTAAACTAAACCAAAACTGGTAA